The nucleotide sequence GGGCGCGAAGGTGGTCGTGATCTCGCACCTGGGACGCCCCGAGGGCGCCCCGGATGCGAAGTACAGCCTGGCGCCGGTCGCCCAGCGGCTCTCCGAGCTGCTGGGCGCGCCGGTGACCTTCGCCAAGGACACCGTCGGCGGCGGCGCCGAGGAGGCCGTCAACGGCCTCAACGACGGCGACGTCGCCCTGCTGGAGAACCTCCGGTTCAACCCGGGGGAGACCTCGAAGGACGAGAGCGAGCGTCGTGCCTTCGCCGAGAAGCTGGCCGCCTTCGGCGACGCCTTCGTCTCGGACGGCTTCGGCGTCGTGCATCGGAAGCAGGCGAGCGTCTACGAGCTCGCCCAACTGCTGCCGAGCGCGGCCGGCACGCTGATCCAGGCCGAGCTCGACGTGCTCGACCGTCTGACCGAGAACCCGGAGCGGCCGTACGCGGTCGTCCTCGGCGGCTCGAAGGTCTCGGACAAGCTCGGTGTCATCGGTCACCTGCTGCCGAAGGTCAACTCGCTGCTGATCGGCGGCGGGATGCTGTTCACCTTCCTCGCGGCCAAGGGCATGAAGGTCGGGTCGAGCCTGCTCGAAGCCGACCAGATCGACACCGTCAAGGGCTACCTGGCGAAGGCCGAGGAGCTCGGCGTCGAGCTGGTGCTCCCGCGCGACGTCGTGGTGGCCTCGAAGTTCGGCGCCGACGCGGAGCACGTGGTGCGCCCGGTCGACGCGATCGAGGACACCGACTGGGGTGACAAGGGCCTGGGGCTCGACATCGGCCCGGAGACCGCCGAGCTGTTCTCGGAGTACGTCCGCGGAGCGCGCACGGTGTTCTGGAACGGCCCGATGGGCGTGTTCGAGCTGGCGCCGTTCGCGGCGGGCACGAAGGCGGTCGCGCAGGCGCTCACCGAGGTCGACGGCCTCAGCGTCGTCGGAGGTGGCGACTCCGCCGCGGCCGTCCGTGCGCTCGGGTTCCGTGACGACCAGTTCGGTCACATCTCGACGGGCGGAGGCGCGAGCCTCGAGTTCCTCGAAGGCAAGCGACTCCCCGGACTGGAGGTCCTCGGATGGCAGCAGTGAGCCCCACGGTGCGGCGTGTCCCGCTCATCGCCGGCAACTGGAAGATGAACCTGGACCACCTCCAGGCGATCGCGTTCGTGCAGAAGCTCGCGTGGACGCTGAAGGACGCCAACCACGACTTCTCGGCGGTGGAGGTGGCGGTCTTCCCGCCCTTCACCGACCTGCGGAGCGTGCAGACGCTGGTGGCGGCCGACAAGCTGCCGCTCGCCTTCGGCGGACAGGACGTCTCGGAGCACGAGTCGGGTGCGTACACGGGCGAGATCTCGGCCGCGTTCCTCGCGGCCCTGGAGTCGCGGTACGTCATCATCGGTCACTCGGAGCGGCGCACGCTGCACGCCGAGACCGACGAGCAGGTCGCCGGAAAGGTGGCCGCCGCGCTGAAGCACAACATCGCCCCGATCATCTGCGTCGGCGAGACGGCGGAGGACCTCGAGACCCACGGCGCGAGCGCTGTGCCGGTTGCGCAGCTCCGTGCCGCGCTGTCCCGCGTCGACTCGGCCGCCGACTTCGTCGTGGCGTACGAGCCCGTCTGGGCCATCGGCTCCGGCCAGGCGGCGACGCCCGAGCAGGCGGAGCAGGTGGCGGCGGCACTGCGTGCGGTCATCGCCGAGGTGCTGGGCGACGACGTCGCGGCCAAGACGCGCATCCTTTACGGCGGTTCGGTGAAGTCGGGCAACATCGCCGGCTTCATGCGCGAGCCCAATGTGGACGGCGCGCTGGTCGGCGGTGCGAGCCTCGACGTGAACGAGTTCGCCGCGATCGTCCGGTATCAGAAGCACGTCGGTCTCTGACGGCTCCCGCCGGTTATACTGGTCGTTGGTCTTCCCGGGCACGGCCCGGACGCTTCCCGAAAGGTTCCACGTGCTGATTCTCCAGGTCGTCCTGCAGGTGCTGCTCGGCATCACCAGCCTCCTGCTGACGCTGCTCATCCTGCTGCACAAGGGTCGCGGCGGCGGTCTGTCCGACATGTTCGGAGGCGGCGTCACGTCTAACCTGGGTGCGTCGGGTGTCGCCGAGCGCAACCTGAACCGCATCACCGTGATCCTGGGCCTGATCTGGATCACCTGCATCGTCGTGCTCGGTCTGATCACGAAGTTCAGCGCGTAAGCGCACACTGAAGAAGGAGAGACTGCATGGCATCCGGAGGCAGTGCAATCCGCGGCTCGCGCGTCGGCGCGGGCCCGATGGGCGAGCAGGACCGTGGTTTCCACGCGGACCGCGTCGCGATCTCGTACTGGGACGCTCTCGGCAACGAGACGGTCCGCTACTTCGCGGCGAACCTCCCCGAGGAGGAGATTCCCGACATCATCGACTCGCCGTCGACCGGTCTTCCGGCCGGCCGCGACAAGGAGAACCCGCCGTCGGTCGCGAAGACGGAGCCCTACAAGACGCACCTCGCGTATGTGAAGGAGCGCCGCAGCGAAGAGGAGGCGGAGCAGCTGCTCGAGGACGCCCTCAACCAGCTGCGCGCCCGTCGGGGTCGTCCGACCACCAACTGAGCGTTCACGTCACGAAGGCCGCCCCCCTCTCGGTGGGCGGCCTTCGTGCGTTTGTGCCCGCCCTATCCCATCCCATCCCCACGATTTGCGCCAAATCTCGGTTATCGCTCTCCCATAACCACGATTTGGCGCAAATCTCGGTCATCGCGGCTCTATAGCGACGATGTGGCGCAAGTCTCGGGGCTACACTGCGGGCATGCGGGGAGCACGGGACGATCGGGCGGACACTCCGCGTGCGCTCGGCGACGAGGTCAGCCGGCTCAGTCTGCTCGCCCTGCTGGAGGAGGCGGTCGACGCGGCCGAGAAGGCCGACATCCTGCTCGCGCGCTGCGACGACATCGACGTGACGACAGCGGCGGATGCGCGACAGGCGCTCCGGCTACGGGTCACCTTCGCCGAGCTGCACCGCTGGGTGGACGAACTCGACCTCGACGGCCGGGAGGCGGAGGTGCGCGACGAGACGGCTCGCCTGCTCGCGTTCTACCTGCACCTGCTGACGCACGCGTTCGACCGCCGCATCGCCGCCGCAGGGCACGACCGGCGTGCGATCCGACAACGCGGACCGTTGACCGGTGCGCCCTGCGCGCGGTTGACGACGCTGCGGGAGCGGGTCAGTAGCTGGGTGCGATGAGGTTCTCGGGCACGTCGACGGCGGCATCCTTGTCCACGAAGAACACGGTCCGCTTGCGGCCCTTGGCACCCGCGACGGGGACCTCGGTGTAGCTGGCGCCGGCGAGGGCGAGACCGAGGGCACTGGCCTTGTCGGTGCCGGACAGCACGAGCCAGATGCGGTCGGAGGAGTTGATCACCGGGCGGGTGAGGCTCAGCCGCTGCGGCGGCGGCTTCGGCGAGTCGCGCTCGGCGATCACCGACGCCTTCTCCTCGCGGATCCCCGGACGGTCCGGGAACAGCGACGCGATGTGGCCGTCCGGCCCGACGCCGAGGAAGGTGATGTCGAACTTCGGCACCGGCCAGCCCTCGTGGGCGAACGCCTCGAGCTCGGCCGCGTAGAGGCGGGCCGCCTCGTCGATGTCCGGGACCTCGTCCGACGACGGGAAGGGGTGCACGTTCTCCGGCGGGACCGCGATGTGGTCGAGCAGGGCCTCGCGGGCCTGGCGCTCGTTGCGGTCGGGGCTGTCACGCGGCACGAACCGCTCGTCTCCCCACCAGAAGTGCACCTTCGACCAGTCGATGGTGTCGCGGGCGGGGGAGGCGTTGACCGCCTCCAGCACCGCGATGCCCATCGTGCCGCCGGTGAGCGCGATGTTCGCCACCCCCAGATCGTCGAGGATGTCGATCGTCTTGGTGAGGAAGCGCGCGGCCACAGACGCGGTCAGAGCCTCCTTGTCGGGGTGAACGAGCACCCGCCGTTCGTTCGTCATACCCTGGCGCCTGCTCCTTCGTCGGAGGTCTCCAGCAGTGCGAGACCCTTGGTGATGACCTCGCCGTAGAGGTCGTCCGGGTCCAGCCTACGCAGTTCTTCCGCCAGGCAGTCCCGCAGGCTGCGGCGTGGCAGGGAGAGGTCGTGTGTGGGCTGGCCGGGCTGCGACAGGCGAGCGACGTTCGGGACCTCGCGCCGCAGCTCGATCACGCCGGACGCGCGCTCCATCTTCACGCCGTGGATGCCGCCCGAGCCGATCGCGCGCGAGGCGAGGTCGTACTGCACGGGCACCTGCAGCTGGAGCCGCAGCCAGGCGGCGAGGAGCAGCGTGGACGGCGAGTCGGCCGCACCGGCCACGTCGACGGCCGTGATCGGCTCGTACGGCGGTTGGTCCAGCACCGCGGCGAGCTGCGCGCGCCACAGTGTCAGGCGCGTCCACGCGAAGTCCGTGTCACCGGGGGCGTAGGTCTTGCCCAGGTGGAACAGGAACTCCTGCGGGTTCGGCTGCGCGGAGGCGTCGGTGATCCGCCGGGTCGCGATGCGGCCCAGGGGAGAGGTGGACGCCTTCTCGGGCGCGATGCCCGGCCACCAGACCACCACGGGGGCGTCGGGGAGGAGCAGGCCGGTGACCAGTCCCTCCTCGTCGCTCGCCGTGTCGCCGTAAGCGCGGAGCACGATGACCTCGCTGGCCCCGGCGTCGCCGCCGACGCGGATCTGCGCGTCGAGTCGGCCGTCGCCGTTGTGGGTCCGCTCCTCCTCGGTCGACACCACGATCACGCGCATCGGGTGCTCGCGGGAGGCGTCGTTGGCGGCCTCGATGGCCTCCTCCTCCTGACCCAGGTGCGTCGCGATGATGAGCGTCAGGACGCGGCCGAGGGCGACGGCGCCGCCCTCCTCGCGGATCTTGACGAGCGCCTTCGAGATGTTGCTGACGGTCGTCGCGGGAAGGTCGACGATCATGGACGCCTCCAAACGCGGCCGTCACGGGCGAGGAGCTCGTCGGCCGACTTCGGGCCCCAGGTTCCGGGGCGGTACTGCTCGGGCTGGCCCTGCGTGGCCCAGAAGTCCTCGATCGGGTCGAGGATCTTCCAGGAGAGCTCGACCTCCTCGTGGCGGGGGAACAGCGGCGGGTCGCCGAGCAGCACATCCAGGATGAGCCGCTCGTACGCCTCGGGGCTGGCCTCCGTGAAGGCGTGGCCGTAGCCGAAGTCCATGCTGACGTCGCGCACCTGCATGCCGGCGCCCGGGACCTTCGAGCCGAAGCGGATGGTCACACCCTCGTCGGGCTGGACGCGGATGACGAGCGCGTTCTGGCCGAGCGCGCTGGTCTGCGACTCCGCGAAGAGCTGCTGCGGAGCGCGCTTGAAGACGACCGCGATCTCGGTGACGCGGCGGCCGAGGCGCTTGCCGGCGCGCAGGTAGAACGGGACGCCCGCCCACCGGCGGGTGCCGATCTCCAGCTTGATGGCCGCGTAGGTCTCCGTGGTGGAGTGCGGGTTCATCCCGTCCTCCTCCAGGAAGCCCGGGACCTTCTCGCCGCCCTGCCAGCCGGGGCCGTACTGTCCGCGGGCCGTCGACTTCGCGAGGTCCTTGGGCAGCCGGACGGCGGCGAGCACCTTCTCCTTCTCGGCGCGCAGGTCTGCGGCGTTGAACGAGATGGGCTCCTCCATCGCCGTGAGGGCGAGGAGCTGCAGCAGGTGGTTCTGGATGACGTCGCGCGCAGCGCCGATGCCGTCGTAGTAGCCGGCCCGGCCGCCTACGCCGATGTCCTCGGCCATGGTGATCTGCACGTGGTCGACGTAGTTGGCGTTCCAGATCGGCTCGTACAGCTCGTTGGCGAAGCGCAGCGCCAGGATGTTCTGGACCGTCTCCTTGCCGAGGTAGTGGTCGATGCGGAACACCGAGTCCGGCGGGAACACCGTCTCCACGACCGCGTTCAGCTCGCGAGCCGACTGCAGGTCGTGGCCGAACGGCTTCTCGATGACGACGCGCCGCCAGCCGTCGCCGGACTGGTCGGCGAGACCGGACCGCTTCAGCTGCTCGGTGACGATCGGGAACGCCTTCGGCGGGATGGACAGGTAGAACGCATGGTTGCCCATGGTCCCGCGCTCCTTGTCCAGGTCTTCGACGGTCTGCTTGAGGCGCTGGAACGCCTCGTCATCGTCGAACTCTCCCGGGACGAAGCGGATGCCCTGTGCGAGCTGCTGCCACACGTCGTCGTCGAACGGCGTGCGGGCGTACTGCTTGACCGCGTCGTACACGACCTTCTCGAAGTCCTGGTCCTCCCAGTCACGCCGGGCGAAGCCGACGAGAGAGAACCCGGGCGGCAGGAGGCCGCGGTTCGCGAGGTCGTACACCGCGGGCATCAGCTTCTTGCGCGACAGGTCGCCTGTCACACCGAAGATGATGAGGCTGCTGGGCCCCGCGATGCGATTCAGACGGCGGTCGGAGGGCAACCGCAGCGGGTTGAACTCCGGGGTGATTTCCACCGGTGACACGTGGGTGATCTCCTTTATCGACGGCTCAGTTGACGGCCTCGAACAGCGAGACGACATCCGCCTCGGGGTTCGTGAGGGTCAACGTCAGCACCGGGCGGCCGTGCTCGCCGAGGACGCTGGCGTCGCCGGCGGCCTGGGCCTGGATGAGCTGCCCGAAGGTGAAGGGACGGCCGGGGATCTCGAGATCCTCGGAGGGCGTCGCCGTGATCTGCAGGAACACGCCGACCGCCGGACCGCCCTTGTGGAACTGACCCGTCGAGTGCAGGAAGCGCGGTCCCCAGCCGAAGGTGACCGGGCGGTTCGCCTTCGCCGCCAGCAGGTCGCGGATGCCCGCGAGCTGGGGGAGCGCGAGGCGGTCCACGTAGGCCTGGACCGCGACGTAGCCGTCGGGTCCGAGCTGGGCGAGCAGGGCGTCCACGGCGGCGTCGAGGGTGCTCGCGTCGCCGAGGAAGGACCCGGTGGTGCGCACCTCGATGCCGCCCGCGGTGAACGCGGGGGTGACGGGCTCCGGCCGGTTGTCGAGCAGCGAGCGGGCGGCGACCTTGGCGGCCTCCACATCCGGCTGGTCGAACGGGTTGATCCCGAGCAGGCGTCCGGCGACCGCGACCGCGTACTCCCAGACGATGAGCTGGGCGCCGAGGCTGCCGGAGACGAGGATCTCGCCCTCGTGACGGTCGGCCGGGAACAGGTGGTGCGCCTCGGCGTTCGCGACGAGGCGGACGACCTGGAGGTCGGCCGGCTTCGACTCGAGCTCGGGGGCGAGCTTGTCGAGCACGACCGGCAGCAGGCCGGTGCCCTCCTTGCCGGTGGACTCGGCGATCAGCTGCTCGGCCCAGTCGGCGAAGCCCACGATGTGGGTCCCGTCGGAGACGATGCCCAGCTTGTCCTTCAGCGGGCTGGTTCCGGCGATCGCGGCGCCGAGCACGAGGCCCGGGTTCTGCTCGTTGTCGACCGCGAGCTCGATGGATGTGGCATCCGCCTCGTCGAGGAGCTCGGAGATGTCGACGCCGGCGAGGCCGGAGGGGACGAGCCCGAACGCGGTGAGGGCCGAGTAGCGGCCGCCGACGTTCGGGTCGGCGTTGAACACGCGGTAGCCGGCCTCACGGGCGGACTGGTCGAGCGGCGAGCCCGGGTCGGTGACGACGACGATCCGCTCGCGCGGGTCGATGCCGGCGTCCTGGAACCACTTCTCGTAGACGCGCTTCTGGCTGTCCGTCTCGAGCGTCGAGCCCGACTTGGACGAGATGACCACCGCCGTGGCTTCCAGCCGGTCGCGGAGAGCCGAGAGCACCTGACCCGGGTCGGTGGAGTCGAGCACGGTGAGCTCGGCCTCCGCCGTCCGGGCGATGACCTCCGGCGCGAGGGACGAGCCGCCCATGCCGCCGAGGACGATGTGGTTCACGCCCTTGGCGTGCAGCTCGTCGCGCAGCGCGACGATCTCGGGCACGAGCGGGCGCGAGATGGCGACCGCTTCGGTCCAGCCGAGGCGCTTGCTCGCCTCGGCCTCGGCGGCCGGGCCCCAGAGGGCCGGGTCTTGGGCGGTGATGCCGGATGCCACCTTGTCG is from Leifsonia sp. 466MF and encodes:
- the pgl gene encoding 6-phosphogluconolactonase; translation: MTNERRVLVHPDKEALTASVAARFLTKTIDILDDLGVANIALTGGTMGIAVLEAVNASPARDTIDWSKVHFWWGDERFVPRDSPDRNERQAREALLDHIAVPPENVHPFPSSDEVPDIDEAARLYAAELEAFAHEGWPVPKFDITFLGVGPDGHIASLFPDRPGIREEKASVIAERDSPKPPPQRLSLTRPVINSSDRIWLVLSGTDKASALGLALAGASYTEVPVAGAKGRKRTVFFVDKDAAVDVPENLIAPSY
- the zwf gene encoding glucose-6-phosphate dehydrogenase, which produces MSPVEITPEFNPLRLPSDRRLNRIAGPSSLIIFGVTGDLSRKKLMPAVYDLANRGLLPPGFSLVGFARRDWEDQDFEKVVYDAVKQYARTPFDDDVWQQLAQGIRFVPGEFDDDEAFQRLKQTVEDLDKERGTMGNHAFYLSIPPKAFPIVTEQLKRSGLADQSGDGWRRVVIEKPFGHDLQSARELNAVVETVFPPDSVFRIDHYLGKETVQNILALRFANELYEPIWNANYVDHVQITMAEDIGVGGRAGYYDGIGAARDVIQNHLLQLLALTAMEEPISFNAADLRAEKEKVLAAVRLPKDLAKSTARGQYGPGWQGGEKVPGFLEEDGMNPHSTTETYAAIKLEIGTRRWAGVPFYLRAGKRLGRRVTEIAVVFKRAPQQLFAESQTSALGQNALVIRVQPDEGVTIRFGSKVPGAGMQVRDVSMDFGYGHAFTEASPEAYERLILDVLLGDPPLFPRHEEVELSWKILDPIEDFWATQGQPEQYRPGTWGPKSADELLARDGRVWRRP
- a CDS encoding phosphoglycerate kinase yields the protein MTLRTLDSLGSLAGKRVVVRCDLNVPLDGAKITDDGRVRASIPTLNALINQGAKVVVISHLGRPEGAPDAKYSLAPVAQRLSELLGAPVTFAKDTVGGGAEEAVNGLNDGDVALLENLRFNPGETSKDESERRAFAEKLAAFGDAFVSDGFGVVHRKQASVYELAQLLPSAAGTLIQAELDVLDRLTENPERPYAVVLGGSKVSDKLGVIGHLLPKVNSLLIGGGMLFTFLAAKGMKVGSSLLEADQIDTVKGYLAKAEELGVELVLPRDVVVASKFGADAEHVVRPVDAIEDTDWGDKGLGLDIGPETAELFSEYVRGARTVFWNGPMGVFELAPFAAGTKAVAQALTEVDGLSVVGGGDSAAAVRALGFRDDQFGHISTGGGASLEFLEGKRLPGLEVLGWQQ
- a CDS encoding RNA polymerase-binding protein RbpA; its protein translation is MASGGSAIRGSRVGAGPMGEQDRGFHADRVAISYWDALGNETVRYFAANLPEEEIPDIIDSPSTGLPAGRDKENPPSVAKTEPYKTHLAYVKERRSEEEAEQLLEDALNQLRARRGRPTTN
- the secG gene encoding preprotein translocase subunit SecG, with amino-acid sequence MLILQVVLQVLLGITSLLLTLLILLHKGRGGGLSDMFGGGVTSNLGASGVAERNLNRITVILGLIWITCIVVLGLITKFSA
- a CDS encoding glucose-6-phosphate dehydrogenase assembly protein OpcA, whose product is MIVDLPATTVSNISKALVKIREEGGAVALGRVLTLIIATHLGQEEEAIEAANDASREHPMRVIVVSTEEERTHNGDGRLDAQIRVGGDAGASEVIVLRAYGDTASDEEGLVTGLLLPDAPVVVWWPGIAPEKASTSPLGRIATRRITDASAQPNPQEFLFHLGKTYAPGDTDFAWTRLTLWRAQLAAVLDQPPYEPITAVDVAGAADSPSTLLLAAWLRLQLQVPVQYDLASRAIGSGGIHGVKMERASGVIELRREVPNVARLSQPGQPTHDLSLPRRSLRDCLAEELRRLDPDDLYGEVITKGLALLETSDEGAGARV
- the tpiA gene encoding triose-phosphate isomerase gives rise to the protein MAAVSPTVRRVPLIAGNWKMNLDHLQAIAFVQKLAWTLKDANHDFSAVEVAVFPPFTDLRSVQTLVAADKLPLAFGGQDVSEHESGAYTGEISAAFLAALESRYVIIGHSERRTLHAETDEQVAGKVAAALKHNIAPIICVGETAEDLETHGASAVPVAQLRAALSRVDSAADFVVAYEPVWAIGSGQAATPEQAEQVAAALRAVIAEVLGDDVAAKTRILYGGSVKSGNIAGFMREPNVDGALVGGASLDVNEFAAIVRYQKHVGL
- a CDS encoding glucose-6-phosphate isomerase — encoded protein: MTFRIHVTGAAADAVRTVVPQLVADKVASGITAQDPALWGPAAEAEASKRLGWTEAVAISRPLVPEIVALRDELHAKGVNHIVLGGMGGSSLAPEVIARTAEAELTVLDSTDPGQVLSALRDRLEATAVVISSKSGSTLETDSQKRVYEKWFQDAGIDPRERIVVVTDPGSPLDQSAREAGYRVFNADPNVGGRYSALTAFGLVPSGLAGVDISELLDEADATSIELAVDNEQNPGLVLGAAIAGTSPLKDKLGIVSDGTHIVGFADWAEQLIAESTGKEGTGLLPVVLDKLAPELESKPADLQVVRLVANAEAHHLFPADRHEGEILVSGSLGAQLIVWEYAVAVAGRLLGINPFDQPDVEAAKVAARSLLDNRPEPVTPAFTAGGIEVRTTGSFLGDASTLDAAVDALLAQLGPDGYVAVQAYVDRLALPQLAGIRDLLAAKANRPVTFGWGPRFLHSTGQFHKGGPAVGVFLQITATPSEDLEIPGRPFTFGQLIQAQAAGDASVLGEHGRPVLTLTLTNPEADVVSLFEAVN